One genomic segment of Stenotrophomonas sp. 704A1 includes these proteins:
- a CDS encoding SDR family NAD(P)-dependent oxidoreductase — protein sequence MNGILTPEVLVLGGTGAVGQGVVGALLEAGSPVLVVGRDPARLAALHEQFADEPGLETLLGSLSDDGSARALAERIAQRPRPLAAVIAAMGGPYRRGRVVDRNGGELLGALQADLMPHVHAVRHLLPLLQDNVHARRYVMIGSPAAVKPWAGYGESSITAAAMRMYAQVVHQEAQAMGVRAQMLEVCSPVCTPANAANACIEWPSSLLVGRRVVSLLDGCRDNRAIVRCDSSDAELPRGLLHLEVPPLWRDTAGVA from the coding sequence GTGAATGGGATTCTGACGCCCGAAGTCCTGGTCCTGGGCGGCACCGGTGCGGTCGGTCAGGGCGTGGTGGGCGCATTGCTGGAGGCCGGCAGCCCGGTGCTGGTGGTCGGCCGCGACCCCGCCCGGCTCGCCGCGCTGCATGAGCAGTTCGCCGATGAGCCAGGCCTGGAGACGCTGCTGGGTTCGCTGAGCGATGACGGCTCGGCGCGCGCCCTGGCCGAGCGCATCGCACAGCGGCCACGGCCGCTGGCAGCGGTGATCGCCGCGATGGGTGGCCCGTACCGGCGCGGCCGTGTGGTCGACCGCAATGGCGGCGAGCTGCTCGGCGCGCTGCAGGCCGACCTGATGCCGCACGTGCACGCAGTGCGCCACCTGCTGCCGCTGCTGCAGGACAACGTGCATGCGCGCCGCTACGTGATGATCGGCAGCCCGGCCGCAGTCAAGCCATGGGCCGGCTACGGCGAAAGCTCGATCACCGCCGCGGCGATGCGCATGTACGCGCAGGTGGTGCACCAGGAAGCCCAGGCCATGGGCGTGCGCGCGCAGATGCTGGAAGTGTGCAGCCCGGTCTGTACCCCGGCCAATGCGGCCAATGCCTGCATCGAGTGGCCGAGCTCGCTGCTGGTCGGCCGCCGCGTGGTGTCGCTGCTGGATGGTTGCCGCGACAACCGCGCCATCGTCCGCTGTGACAGCAGCGATGCCGAGCTGCCACGTGGACTGCTGCACCTGGAAGTTCCGCCGCTGTGGCGCGACACCGCAGGCGTTGCTTGA
- a CDS encoding efflux RND transporter periplasmic adaptor subunit → MTSPNSTPHRFRHRLAMAGVSILAAAVLAACSGGHAEEAGAPPPPQVSAAPVLLKQISQWDEFSGRVEAVQSVELRPRVSGYIDKVNYVEGEEVKKGDVLFTIDARSYQAEYDRANAELARARTQATLARSESERAKRLSEQQAISTETAEQRRAAADQSGAAVQAAQAALDAARLNLEFTKVRAPIDGRAGRAMVTAGNLVTAGDSASVLTTLVSLDTVFVYFDADESTFLRYAQMARKGERPSERDSELPVKVGLSGEEGYPHAGKVDFLDNQVTRSTGTIRVRALLDNADRQFTPGLFARVQLLGSGQFQAMLIDDKAVLTDQDRKYVYVVDKEGKAQRRDIRLGRTAEGLRIVEQGLAAGDKVIIDGVQKVFMPGMPVQAKAVAMQPAAAPAPGRDATAALNH, encoded by the coding sequence ATGACTTCCCCCAACTCCACTCCACATCGTTTCCGCCATCGCCTGGCGATGGCTGGCGTTTCGATCCTTGCCGCCGCCGTGCTGGCGGCCTGCAGCGGTGGCCATGCCGAAGAGGCCGGTGCGCCGCCGCCGCCGCAGGTCAGCGCCGCACCGGTGCTGCTCAAGCAGATCAGCCAGTGGGACGAATTCAGCGGCCGCGTCGAGGCCGTGCAGAGCGTCGAACTGCGTCCGCGCGTGTCCGGCTACATCGACAAGGTCAATTACGTTGAGGGCGAAGAGGTGAAGAAGGGCGATGTCCTGTTCACCATCGATGCGCGCAGCTACCAGGCCGAGTACGACCGTGCCAATGCCGAGCTGGCCCGTGCCCGCACCCAGGCGACGCTGGCCCGCAGTGAATCGGAGCGCGCCAAGCGCCTGTCCGAGCAGCAGGCGATCTCGACCGAGACCGCCGAGCAGCGTCGTGCGGCTGCCGACCAGTCCGGTGCGGCGGTGCAGGCCGCGCAGGCGGCGCTGGATGCGGCCCGCCTCAACCTGGAGTTCACCAAGGTGCGCGCCCCGATCGATGGCCGTGCCGGCCGTGCGATGGTCACCGCCGGCAACCTGGTCACCGCCGGCGACAGCGCCAGCGTGCTGACCACGCTGGTTTCGCTGGATACCGTGTTCGTCTACTTCGATGCCGACGAAAGCACCTTCCTGCGCTACGCACAGATGGCACGCAAGGGTGAACGCCCGAGCGAGCGTGACAGCGAACTGCCGGTGAAGGTCGGCCTGTCCGGTGAAGAGGGCTACCCGCACGCGGGCAAGGTCGACTTCCTCGACAACCAGGTCACCCGCAGTACCGGCACCATCCGCGTGCGTGCGCTGCTGGACAACGCCGACCGCCAGTTCACCCCGGGCCTGTTCGCCCGCGTGCAGCTGCTGGGCAGCGGCCAGTTCCAGGCCATGCTGATCGACGACAAGGCCGTGCTGACCGACCAGGACCGCAAGTATGTGTACGTGGTCGACAAGGAAGGCAAGGCACAGCGTCGCGACATCCGCCTTGGCCGTACCGCTGAAGGACTGCGCATCGTCGAGCAGGGCCTGGCCGCTGGTGACAAGGTGATCATCGACGGCGTGCAGAAGGTCTTCATGCCGGGCATGCCGGTGCAGGCAAAGGCGGTGGCGATGCAGCCCGCTGCCGCGCCGGCGCCGGGTCGCGATGCCACCGCTGCACTGAACCACTGA